The segment TAATAAACAAGAGAATTAtacaaaagttaatttatcctttttttaaataatgaaaattgttgCTACAGGAAAGAGTAATTTCAAATCtgttaaaagatattaatataaaaaattataaattaaaattctaaatacaataatttagatatataaagatctaataacatatatacattatcATGTAGTATTCTTTCtatgttgcaattttttcattcaattattattaaataacaaattcatACTAACTTCGTCTAATGCATTCAGCAATTGCTTTTCGGGAAGATCATGCTGATACTGCCCGACTCCTAAGTGCTTCGGTTCTATTTTGACTAACTCTGCCATTGGATCCTGCAAACGCCTCGCTATTGATATAGCCGACACCAGGTTCGGATCGAGATTCGGAAATTCCGATTTTGCTTCGGCACTGCAACTGTAAATCGAAGCTCCGCACTCGTCAATGATGCTATACCTCACATTCAGCGAGCCAAACATCTTCGATTCGATCATCTTTGTCAGAAACATTTCGGTTTCCCTGCACGCCGTACCATTCCCTAAAGCCAGTATCGTGCATTTGTGTTTATTCACTAGCTCCGCCAATGTTTTAGCCGACTGTTGGAATGCTTTTTCATGATTCTTCATATGCGGATGAATGACAGCCGTATCAAGAATATTGCCGTGTTCCGATACGACAGCGAGTTTGCATCCGTGATAGAAACCTGGATCTATGCCGAGGACAACTTTACCACGCACAGGCGGGATGAGCAGTAATTGTTTAACGTTCGTCACGAAAACTTTTATAGACGCCGTTTCCGCCCTCTCCTTCACCTCGCTCCTCACGCGACGCATCACCAACGGCTTAATTAGCTTCTTGTAAGTGTGATCGATACTGCTGTTGAGCAAATCCCGATGTAACGTTGTCATGTTCCCTGTAAGACTTTGTCGATGTATATATTGCCATACGCAACAGCGTTTGAACGACTGCTCAAAAGCATCTGGAACGACCACTTTtacattgatatatttttgtgattcGGCTCGATTGATAGCGAGCACCTGATGCGGCCTAATGTTTTTCTCGCTCGCCTTAAAATTGAAGTACCCTTCATACTTATGCTCGTTCGACTTCGGAGACTTTTTTGGATCTTCTTTAGTCGCTTTACACTGCGTCGTTTGTATCTCTATAGTAAACATTTTCCGGCAAGATGTCACTTTGTCGAAAACTTCCTTGTCCTTACTGATGACATCTGCTAATATGTGCACGATACCTTGTCTCACATCTTCTTCGCTTCGCAAACCTTCTTTCTGCTTATCTACCAAGGACATCAATGATGGTATCTGCTGCCCTTGCAAAATGGCATTGCTGATCCTCTCCAGGCCCAAAGCTCTTGCTCTTTCCGCCAGAAGTCGTTTTGTTGTCGGTTTGTAGAAAGAATAAAGTTCCTCCAGGTCGGTGAGAGATTTTGCAGATGTGATTGCAGAGTGAATCTCGGGTGACCATTTTCCTAACTTATCAATAGTCTTAATAATTGTTGCAGCACGATGCTTAATTACCTTTGCCTGCTCGAAACTGTCTTTAAGTGCTCTCAACTGATCAGGTTCCATAGATCCTGTCACGTTCTTCCTATACCTTGCGATAAAAGGTATAGTGTTATCACTGCTGAAAAGCTTTACTACATTTTTAGCAATCTGTATATCCACATTGTTGATTTCGCTTATGTACTCAACATCAGTCCATTCCGCACAAGAGCtgaattttaacttgttttctATCTTTTCATCATGCTTTATCTCAATGTTGGTCTGATTTTTCTGATTTTGTTGTGATACTTCTGAATAATCAGTGAGTGATGGCTCTTCTTGTTTTTGTttcttgttattaaatttactttctaaattttcttctGCAGCCTTTCTTTTGGTAGATTCAGCATCTTTGGTCTGTGCAGCTTTTTTTATCCTCCTCTTTGGTTTTTTGTTGTCCGCTATaacttctatttttcttttactttcttCTGGTACATAGCTTTCATCCTTTAAtcctttagaaaatattttatgctccTCATCATCTGAATctgatatttcaattattggTTGATTACACTTGCTCCTTAAACTTCTTTTCATTGTAGTTTTTCTTCTctgtcaaattaataaatcaatttccatatatatatatacaaacgTTTACAagagaaaatagatatatttatctacTTTTTACTTCAAGTTCATATTCTTTatgtatttcaaatgtaaaagtataaaatactctttcaatcaattttactATCAAGTTTCTGTAATGCCCTTATTTTATAGAAGCAATTGTTACAAAGAGAATTACATTGATAAAACATAAGAACTATTTAATAAGACCATACAAATAGATATATTACCTAAatgatacaaattaaaataaatgtaaatataaactcTGTTTGAACAACTATCCTAATCGAACATAACTAAAAATAACTGTCATCACGATTATCGGCattcaaagtatttttttatacttttgctCCTTCAAACTATTTTAACCTCAATCGCAACAGCATTATACACATATGTAAACCAAAGCAtcgatgaaatattataagattCGTAACTccgaataaaatgttattgacTGTCAAATGAGGCCGACTTAAGCCGACTTGAGAATAATTCGTGAACCTTAATATGACTGGTCGTTGGTAACATTAAGGGTGCAACTTCACTTGACGTTTGTTGACTTTGCCATGTGCAATGGCCTGTGTTGCGAAGGTTGCGAATACTACGGACGTATTGGACGTAGcgcaaatttcaaaaattgtctaatatagagataaaattaaaaatataataaaatattaaaaatgattgaaagAACGACTaagtttgtaataatttgtttaatataatttttgatattttgattaaatcttttaatatcattttgtattcGTATTCATGCATATATATTAGGTTAAGTTAAAAATCTAACCTCTTCATTTCATTCTGCTGTGATGTACTGTACCGATCAATAGACTTATCACACACATTACAGTTTGTTTacttaatatttgtaaaatatatttaatatatataatgacaaATCAATATCGAAATTTAATTAGGTTATTAagtcaacaaataataaaatatggaatacTTCCCAATACAAAAAGAATTGTTGCAAGTGCCACAGAAAAAGTACAAAGCAAGATTTCcaatgtgcaaaatattacaactgaaaagtataatattgttGCAAAAGTAAGCAatgaacatatatataatacagttACAATGTGTTAtacaaaaatagtttaatCTTGACTATTCTGTGTACTTTGATAAACATATTCTGAACACATGTTTTAATCAATACTTGTTAAGATATAATTTGAagcactttttttatttttattcattaaattatatattcacaattttaatagtatttattttaagttattttacaaatttcttgtttttaattattggttGGAAATTATTATgcctcgatatttttatcatggaaaaaattaacttcaaatttattaagtattttatactaacattttcttttgaaacactttgtatattatatagtgaacaaatattatacataaaattgttaatttatatattgcagaaACTTAATGATCAAATAACCATTGTACAAGATTTAAGAGACCAGGCAGTGCCAAGTGCACCATtgccaaaaaaaattgtcaaatggTGGCAGTGGTACAATCAATTGACAGGATTGGATACAGTTGAAGCAGCCAAGAGACAAGTAATCACACttcaagataaattatttgaatatcagGACAAAAGGAGGATATCAAGTAGGGAATTCGCAAACATTACTGAGAAGTCGAAGGACATTATGATTGAGTTAACTCAAACAAAACGGGATGATCACAAATATGTATACTTAACAAAAATGGAACATGAACTTGCGTTACAACAAAAAAGGATTTTAAATCAACTTACTTTTttagagaaagaagaaaaagatatgtTCACACAGTTAGCTATTGCTACAAAAGAGTATCACGATAGTCAAAATCtaaattcacaaaaatataaatatttatctattcttGCGTCAGCTTTAATAGGAATAGTGTCATTAATTGGTTCAATGATACTTAATAACCAGAGAATAGTCAATGTACGAAATACTGTAGAAAAAAACcagaaaaagaatgaaatcTTATTTCAAGCAAATGCAAGCCAGCTGTTTGACCTTACAAAGGCAGTGAATTCGCTTTGTATCACGTTATCACAACAACcacaaaatatcgataaaggaaagaaaaatgaaagcAATACATCTAATATCTTCATGACTTCTGCCAAGTACTCAGCAAATCTGTTAATTTCAGGATCAAGTTATATTTATAGGGGAGTTTATGCATGTGGCTCTTACATGGCAAAacctttttataaataacaaataacacaCTTTAGAtacattatcaaaaattataaaaactttatttctaatgtatgattatatgtaacattttgtactcagtaatataatttcaagattaaaga is part of the Linepithema humile isolate Giens D197 chromosome 3, Lhum_UNIL_v1.0, whole genome shotgun sequence genome and harbors:
- the LOC105671523 gene encoding S1 RNA-binding domain-containing protein 1 isoform X1, whose translation is MLPTTSHIKRRKTTMKRSLRSKCNQPIIEISDSDDEEHKIFSKGLKDESYVPEESKRKIEVIADNKKPKRRIKKAAQTKDAESTKRKAAEENLESKFNNKKQKQEEPSLTDYSEVSQQNQKNQTNIEIKHDEKIENKLKFSSCAEWTDVEYISEINNVDIQIAKNVVKLFSSDNTIPFIARYRKNVTGSMEPDQLRALKDSFEQAKVIKHRAATIIKTIDKLGKWSPEIHSAITSAKSLTDLEELYSFYKPTTKRLLAERARALGLERISNAILQGQQIPSLMSLVDKQKEGLRSEEDVRQGIVHILADVISKDKEVFDKVTSCRKMFTIEIQTTQCKATKEDPKKSPKSNEHKYEGYFNFKASEKNIRPHQVLAINRAESQKYINVKVVVPDAFEQSFKRCCVWQYIHRQSLTGNMTTLHRDLLNSSIDHTYKKLIKPLVMRRVRSEVKERAETASIKVFVTNVKQLLLIPPVRGKVVLGIDPGFYHGCKLAVVSEHGNILDTAVIHPHMKNHEKAFQQSAKTLAELVNKHKCTILALGNGTACRETEMFLTKMIESKMFGSLNVRYSIIDECGASIYSCSAEAKSEFPNLDPNLVSAISIARRLQDPMAELVKIEPKHLGVGQYQHDLPEKQLLNALDEVISEAVSYVGVDINTASQCLLRRVAGLTNSRAASIIEWRIKHGPFKNREQLLNVKGIGSKTFEQCAGFIRILPETAVISGTPAERGAESKKSKKSNSDLNLLDQTWIHPESYAIANKFIEHCECKLDDLGTPAFIDRINSHVKVGCVKLAAQFDTNEATMEIIVKALTMKKDEDIRLKSDRPLFRTGARSIKDLSVDTVLSGVVRNVTHFGAFIDVGIDTHGLIHFSRMKKETLHVGQRVEVKIIKIELARNRVSLELIKSLDN
- the LOC105671568 gene encoding mitochondrial potassium channel-like isoform X1, whose product is MTNQYRNLIRLLSQQIIKYGILPNTKRIVASATEKVQSKISNVQNITTEKYNIVAKKLNDQITIVQDLRDQAVPSAPLPKKIVKWWQWYNQLTGLDTVEAAKRQVITLQDKLFEYQDKRRISSREFANITEKSKDIMIELTQTKRDDHKYVYLTKMEHELALQQKRILNQLTFLEKEEKDMFTQLAIATKEYHDSQNLNSQKYKYLSILASALIGIVSLIGSMILNNQRIVNVRNTVEKNQKKNEILFQANASQLFDLTKAVNSLCITLSQQPQNIDKGKKNESNTSNIFMTSAKYSANLLISGSSYIYRGVYACGSYMAKPFYK
- the LOC105671523 gene encoding S1 RNA-binding domain-containing protein 1 isoform X2; its protein translation is MKRSLRSKCNQPIIEISDSDDEEHKIFSKGLKDESYVPEESKRKIEVIADNKKPKRRIKKAAQTKDAESTKRKAAEENLESKFNNKKQKQEEPSLTDYSEVSQQNQKNQTNIEIKHDEKIENKLKFSSCAEWTDVEYISEINNVDIQIAKNVVKLFSSDNTIPFIARYRKNVTGSMEPDQLRALKDSFEQAKVIKHRAATIIKTIDKLGKWSPEIHSAITSAKSLTDLEELYSFYKPTTKRLLAERARALGLERISNAILQGQQIPSLMSLVDKQKEGLRSEEDVRQGIVHILADVISKDKEVFDKVTSCRKMFTIEIQTTQCKATKEDPKKSPKSNEHKYEGYFNFKASEKNIRPHQVLAINRAESQKYINVKVVVPDAFEQSFKRCCVWQYIHRQSLTGNMTTLHRDLLNSSIDHTYKKLIKPLVMRRVRSEVKERAETASIKVFVTNVKQLLLIPPVRGKVVLGIDPGFYHGCKLAVVSEHGNILDTAVIHPHMKNHEKAFQQSAKTLAELVNKHKCTILALGNGTACRETEMFLTKMIESKMFGSLNVRYSIIDECGASIYSCSAEAKSEFPNLDPNLVSAISIARRLQDPMAELVKIEPKHLGVGQYQHDLPEKQLLNALDEVISEAVSYVGVDINTASQCLLRRVAGLTNSRAASIIEWRIKHGPFKNREQLLNVKGIGSKTFEQCAGFIRILPETAVISGTPAERGAESKKSKKSNSDLNLLDQTWIHPESYAIANKFIEHCECKLDDLGTPAFIDRINSHVKVGCVKLAAQFDTNEATMEIIVKALTMKKDEDIRLKSDRPLFRTGARSIKDLSVDTVLSGVVRNVTHFGAFIDVGIDTHGLIHFSRMKKETLHVGQRVEVKIIKIELARNRVSLELIKSLDN
- the LOC105671568 gene encoding mitochondrial potassium channel-like isoform X2, whose amino-acid sequence is MIERTTKLLSQQIIKYGILPNTKRIVASATEKVQSKISNVQNITTEKYNIVAKKLNDQITIVQDLRDQAVPSAPLPKKIVKWWQWYNQLTGLDTVEAAKRQVITLQDKLFEYQDKRRISSREFANITEKSKDIMIELTQTKRDDHKYVYLTKMEHELALQQKRILNQLTFLEKEEKDMFTQLAIATKEYHDSQNLNSQKYKYLSILASALIGIVSLIGSMILNNQRIVNVRNTVEKNQKKNEILFQANASQLFDLTKAVNSLCITLSQQPQNIDKGKKNESNTSNIFMTSAKYSANLLISGSSYIYRGVYACGSYMAKPFYK